ttatggtgggaaataaaagtgtgacttttcatggaaaacacaaaattgtctgcgtgaccccaaacttttgaacggtagtgtatttccgTAATCcatgacctatctgtattttatcAACCTCCAGAGAGTGTACATTagttgttttggagtccaagctgtacagtctgACCCAGAATAacatgctactacttggaaaaaacttccatgactgttcctaagttgcatgcgtttatttcctGGTGTGTCagaaccaagcgatattatagtggggattatagttgtggtgtttctgctccagactggacctcaattcaggcagagggagagtCCGAGTTGGAGTTATAGGAATAGTTATAGTTCttggtgttgtgggactgggGCCTCAATCAGTTCTTTCCACATGACTGAATGAAATGAGCACAACAGCCCCTCCTTCAGGCCAAAGGAGTCACAGCACAAGATGTTCATCAAGAGAAGCCCATTAAACACAGTGTTCATTTTGGCTTTACAGGACTTTACTGtggcatgatctcatctcatctcattatctctagccgctttatcctgttctacagggtcgcaggcaagctggagcctatcccagctgactacgggcgaaaggcggggtacaccctggacaagtcgccaggtcatcacagggctgacacatagacacagacaaccattcacactcacattcacaccgacggtcaatttagagtcaccagttaacctaacctgcatgtctttggactgtgggggaaaccggagcacccggaggaaacccacgcggacacggggagaacatgcaaactccgcacagaaaggccctcgccggccacggggctcgaacctggaccttcttgctgtgaggcgacagcgctaaccactacaccactatgccgccggCATGATGTAAAATAAAAAGTTTCGATGCTCATTTATTATACGCACAAAATAAATGGCCTCATTTAAAGACACACTGCAATGTAATGCACCAGTgagaatatatttatttatttcactgaATCTGGTCAGTCATATTGAGGAGGAGCCTTCATGTTTAATATGCTGAGttacaaataaagaaataaaaacaaaaatataaaatAGTCAGAAAACAACAAATATTAAAACAAGCAATTGTTATATTAACAATGAAAATTATACCAAGGTTCatggttatttttttaaagtactgctGTGTATGTAACAAACATAAGAATTGTAAGttataaatatacagtatattaaaaaaaattatatattaacAAAAACAATTATTATCTTATAGCGTGTTGGAGGTAATTATTGTTGCGATTTCGTCATGTTCGTTGCTTTTCCAGAACTTCGTAAGGAGGAAATTTTATGACACTGGATCGTTATGaattgtaattgaataacatgcttTAGAAGACAGTTATTTGAATTAAAGACCATCTTTTGAATTTTATTGGTCTTTAAGCTGAATTTTGAACTCGGATGCAGAGTTTATAACGAGTCATCTTTATATATCCAAAGTGTGAATCGCAGCCAATGATTTAATCCTGATAAATATTAACACTGATCCAATATTCTCCAGCAAATATCCAGAAGGTCTGAAAATGGCTTTACACTGTATGAATTTCAGCCTGATTTTGTTGACAGAGAAATAAAAAGAGCTCTCTTAAAGCACTGCTGAAATCACACAGTGTAAAACCAGCTTCATTTACAAATTAGCCATCCAACTTTCCTGAAGCTTTCCACTGAGCAGGTGGAAGTTGTGGTGAGGTTGAATAAATGGCTGAATGGTGTTTATTTCACACTGCTGTAGATCACAGTGGGATCCTCAGCATTGGAAGGCCTACAGAAAGAGAGGAAATGATCACACTCAGATCCAGCAGAAGATCATATCCAGCTCTGTTAGAGTGGAGGAAACAGACCTGATCCTCTCACCTGTCATCAGCACCGGTGCGAGGAAATCGAACACTAGCGTACTGAACCTCTTCTTCCTCAGAGACAGAAGCTTTTACAGCAGAACTCTCAGCGTTCCTGAGGTCAGCGGCACTCCAGTGTATAATGCTGGCGTACAGAACTTCGTCCTGATTGGCTGAAGCTGAATCAGATacagtgttgattggctgtatcactGTGACATTGGAAGAAATATCATCCTGAGGGAGATGCACAGAGATAGAGGCATGAAAATACTGAACATCTACGTATATCACAgctctgttgaattcttgattctgcttGGTCAGAAcatattgattaattttctataatggCAGCTCTGACATGAGTGCACTGATGAACATATTTCTGACATTTGACCTTGATCCTAATTGGATCAATTGAAAAATGTAATTAATTCATCTGCTGCTTACGATGATAATTCCACATAAATGCTACAAACACAGTACTCGTTCTTGACTTTTATTGCTGATGAGAATCTCAAATGTAAGCTCAGAAGGTCTGAAGTGTTTAAATGACAGTACAAACACAATTCTCAGGAATTATCTGGATATTTATTTACCTGTTTTAAACTTTGGTCTGCCGTTGAACCAATTCTCTTCTTTTTCCTGTAGAATGAAATAATAAATCCATTCGTTGTGGTCCAGTAAGCACTAAAGATACCAGAccacccctgaccatcacacccacatgtgGTGCTTCCTGAAACTCTAAGCACAATGTTGGGAGCTCACAACTGTACAGAACTGTAACCCAGTAGAAACCCAATTtcctaattttatttaatttaattcaaaacataattgatggggggcggcacggtggtgtagtggttagcgctgtcacctcacagcaagaaggtccgggttcgagccccgtggccggcgagggcctttctgtgcggagtttgcatgttctccccgtgtccgcgtgggtttcctccgggtgctccggtttcccccacagtccaaagacatgcaggttaggttaactggtgactctaaattgaccgtaggtgtgaatgtgagtgtgaatggttgtctgtgtctatgtgtcagccctgtgatgacctggcgacttgtccagggtgtaccccgcctttcacccgtagtcagctgggataggctccagcttgcctgcgaccctgtagaaggataaagcggctagagataatgagatgagatgagataattgataGGAAAATAAAATTATCATTTTCTTTGATTTCTGGTTCACCAAACTGTTTATTTGAAGTTATTCAGTTGGTTTATGTGCCTGTCAAGGTTAATTAATTGTAATTTGCCAAATCACCCAGCAGCGTAATGCTATTGGAGGGTGGAGACAAGCCCCCCCTTTCAGGTAGCAGTCACGGTAGTACACACCGGAGCAGTGAGGGGAGCACATGCAAACGAGTGAGAGATGAGAAGTAAATCCCTCGGCGGTTATTTCACAAAAGTTGGTTCTAAATGTTTAAGTGTTCATAAGTGATACTGGAGGTGACCCAAAGCCTGTTGACGTGGGTTTATTGTATGCAGACCGTCTTGGTGAATTCAATATTAGCTAAGCTAACACAGCTAATGGCGGTAGCCTGTGTCATTCTGTCATGCTGTGtgctaatgtgtgtttgtgtctgatgTGCAACATGCTAACTACAATGGTTAATACTGTGACATGTTAAAAGCTTTCTTTTCCATTAAAGGAAGTACATTTCAATGGTCAATATGAAGAAATTGAGTGTAAACCAtagctgtttttattttttcatctcatctcattatctgtagccgctttatccttctacagggtcgcaggcaagctggatcctatcccagctgactaagggcgaaaggcggggttcaccctggacaagtcgccaggtcatcacagggctgacacatagacacagacaaccattcacactcacattcacacctacgctcaatttagagtcaccagttaacctaacctgcatgtctttggactgtgggggaaaccggagcacccggaggaaacccacgcggacacggggagaacatgcaaactccacacagaaaggccctcgccggccacagggcttgaacccggaccttcttgctgtgaggcaacagtgctaaccactacaccaccgtgccgcccatttttttttaatttatttttttattttttgtaattcaTTTGATTATTTGAGTACAATCAACATCATTGGTGTCCTGTAAAACAAGGTTGGTTAAAAACAGTGTTCATTAGTGTAAGAAAAGGTTTAAAATATGTGAAGATAAAAACTATAACCTTCATCCAGATTTTAAGGTTTTGGAGGTTTCATATTGGACTGTATTTAAGTTCATGAAAAAAAAGAGAGCTAAAAACAATTCATTAAAAGTGGGGAAAATAATTCCACAAAGTGATGAGTTAAAGGTATTGTAATCACAGAACTATATCACAAATGTAGTAATTActgcagtgttttgtttttttttttgttagattTTAAATTGAATATAAGATATGGCCATAAGTGATTGAAATGTTATGTCTGTAAATAATGAGGGTTTATATTGTTATGCAGGCTAGGTTTTTGATTCTACTGGGAACTTCTTGGGATTTTGGAAACCGGAACTGGATTTTCTCCCTGACGAGGAAGATGGCGAGCCACTGGGAGATTTGATCGCTTCATTCATCACTGAGGGAACTCATCCATTCCTTCTTCACAAGTTTTATAGGTTCACCGGTGTGGTAGGATTTGACATGACATCCACCTCATGTTGACTAAAACACACTTACTGACATGAATCAACTCTTGGACTATGCTAAAAGGATCTGACTGACAAACTATACGAGTTGACTGACCTAAACTGTGCAGCACTACAACTGGTTTCAAGTATTAGAAGCAGAGAAACTGAACTGATCTGAGTTGGAAACTGAAGTTTGTTAGTGTTATAAAAATGCACTTATTGATGTATTTCCCTTTCATAGAGATACCAGCTGTTAAGTTgtaaacttatatatatatatatatatatatatatatatatataaatttttttttaacaaggtacctaaataagggcggcacggtggtgtagtggttagcgctgtcgcctcacagcaagaaggtccgggttcgagcctttctgtgcggagtttgcatgttctccccgtgtccgcgtgggtttcctccgggtgctccggtttcccccacagtccaaagacatgcaggttaggttaactggtgactctaaattgagcgtaggtgtgaatgtgagtgtgaatggttgtctgtgtctatgtgtcagccctgtgatgacctggcgacttgtccagggtgtaccccgcctttcacccgtagtcagctgggaaaggctccagcttgcctgcgaccctgtagaacaggataaagcggctacagataatgagatgagatgaggtacctAAATATAAGGTGTTCCACTTAAGTTAATCCCTGGGTCTGTGTTCATCTTTTCTGGCTATTACCCAGCACATCATTTACCTCCGCAAACCTAGTCACTGGTCCATTGCTCAGCCAACTAATCAGAGCTTATTTTTGGTCCTCCATCATTACAGGCAGGGTAGCTGGGTACCAGGTTACAGAATGTTcaggtccaaacctgttccagcatgatgatgccTCTGAGCACAAAGCGAGCACCATGTAGAcgtggtgtgtgaaggttggagtgaagaactcgagtgtcctgcacagagccctgactgaactcaaccccactgaacacctttgggatgaactggaactggagcctcAATATCCCAACATCAgagtctgatctcactaatgctcttgtcactgaactgaatgaacataaatccccacagccacgccccaaaatctagtggaaagccttattataacagtaacaaggggaataaatctggaatgagatgttcagcAGGGATATCTGATGGTGAGGGTGAAGGTGCACAAACCTTTGACCAAAGAGTTTACATCAACCTTGGTCAGTTAAAAACAGGAGTGTTTACTGGACAAACATTCAAACATACAGAGCTGTACAGCAGAAAATTCTGTAAAAATTGTGACTATAACCTCACTCTATTTTTGATATTGAGGTGAAAAAATCTATTTTCTTACCTTAGAAACAAGAAGACGACGAGACAAACAAACACAACAACCCCAACTCCTGCATACACACCTACGTTCTGAAACCCTGTGTAGATAATGATGTGATCATGAATCAGTGTTGAATATTTATGAGTGCCATTCAGATTTATAGATTTACACCATTGCTCTCACCTTTTAAAGTGACAGACACTGCAGCCGATCTCTCAGAGCCGTGTTTATTCTGAGCCTCACAGGAGTACTGTCCACTCTGTAGAGCTCTGTAACTCTGTCCAGATCCTACAGGTGAGGATTCGTTCTCCTTAAACCAGGTGTAGTTCTCCACAGGTGGGTTCGCATCACTGCTGCAGGTCAGAGTCACTGAACTTCCCTCCACTATCTCACCAGAGGGTCTGATGGACACTGAGACGTTCTTTGGAGGATCTATAGAATGCATTAGCAGACAAAGGATTTGGCATTATCTTTACTATACGACTACATACAGCAGATGTAATTCCAGGAGTTTCCAAAAAGATGATTAAGATTACTGAATGTGATCAAgccacaaaatgaaacacaataaACTAGCTTTAACTTACACAGAACATTCAGAGTTACACCGATGGAATACCGATGTTTGAGTTCATTCTTGCACTTGCACTTGTACTCTCCACTGTCCTCAGAGCTGATAGTGGAGATGGTGTAGGTCTTTCCTTTTCCTACTGATGTCGTCCCCTTAAACCAGGTGTAGTTCTCCACAGGAGGGTTCGCATCACTGCTGCAGGTCAGAGTCACTGAA
The DNA window shown above is from Neoarius graeffei isolate fNeoGra1 chromosome 18, fNeoGra1.pri, whole genome shotgun sequence and carries:
- the LOC132866467 gene encoding B-cell receptor CD22-like, whose amino-acid sequence is MCHVSGALGNEWSVKYSQENLCALKDPPKNVSVSIRPSGEIVEGSSVTLTCSSDANPPVENYTWFKGTTSVGKGKTYTISTISSEDSGEYKCKCKNELKHRYSIGVTLNVLYPPKNVSVSIRPSGEIVEGSSVTLTCSSDANPPVENYTWFKENESSPVGSGQSYRALQSGQYSCEAQNKHGSERSAAVSVTLKGFQNVGVYAGVGVVVFVCLVVFLFLRKKKRIGSTADQSLKQDDISSNVTVIQPINTVSDSASANQDEVLYASIIHWSAADLRNAESSAVKASVSEEEEVQYASVRFPRTGADDRPSNAEDPTVIYSSVK